Proteins encoded by one window of Passer domesticus isolate bPasDom1 chromosome 10, bPasDom1.hap1, whole genome shotgun sequence:
- the SLC38A11 gene encoding putative sodium-coupled neutral amino acid transporter 11 isoform X2: MLRCWHALLVETDDQIALLSKPRNKGGNSDLASAGFNIINSIIGSGIIGLPYSMKEAGFPLGILLLFVVALITDYSIILLIKGGNLSSTKTYQELVKKTYGLVGYVILSILQFLYPFIAMISYNIITGDTLTKVFQRIPGVGVDNVLTDRHFIILLTTIIFTLPISLYRDIAKLGKVSLLSLILTIVILVVVMVRTVTFSPQVPKSENAWIFAKPNAVQAIGVMSFAFICHHNSFLIYGSLEEPTLKNWSQVTHMSVALALIISVVFAASGYMTFTGYTEGDIFENYCRDDNLATFGRFCYGVTVILTFPLECFVTREVIANVFFHGNLSTVFHVVVTVVIIAVATGVSLVYDCLGIVLELNGVLSATPLVFIIPAACYLRLSKERWNHSDNIISCLILVLGVLVMAVGFVMTVLHPQECSHGKEMFYCSPSNVSLHNSTLPP, translated from the exons ATGTTAAGATGTTGGCATGCTTTACTA GTAGAAACAGATGACCAAATAGCCCTCCTTAGTAAGCCCAGGAATAAAGGAGGAAACAGTGATCTGGCATCAGCTGGGTTTAACATTATTAATTCAATCATAGGATCAGGCATTATAG GATTGCCATATTCAATGAAGGAAGCTGGTTTTCCTCTAGGAATACTGCTTTTGTTTGTGGTTGCCTTAATCACAG ATTATTCCATTATACTACTGATCAAAGGAGGAAATCTGTCCAGTACCAAAACCTATCAAGAGCTGGTCAAAAAAACGTATGGTCTTGTAGGTTATGTAATCCTTTCAATTCTCCAGTTTTTATATCCATTTATTG CTATGATCAGTTACAACATAATAACAGGAGACACTTTAACTAAAGTTTTTCAGAGAATTCCTGGAG tTGGGGTGGATAACGTGCTTACCGACCGTCACTTCATAATTCTTCTTACCACCATCATCTTTACCTTACCTATATCTTTATATCGAGACATAGCAAAATTGGGAAAG GtgtctcttctttctctgattCTAACTATTGTCATCCTGGTGGTTGTGATGGTGAGAACAGTAACCTTCAGTCCACAAGT ACCCAAATCAGAAAATGCATGGATATTTGCAAAACCAAATGCAGTACAAGCCATTGGGGTGATGTCATTTG CATTCATCTGCCATCATAACAGCTTTTTAATATATGGGTCTCTGGAAGAACCCACATTAAAGAATTGGTCTCAAGTCACACATATGTCTGTGGCCCTTGCTCTTATCATCAGTGTAGTGTTTGCTGCCAGTGGATATATGACTTTTACAGGATACACAGAAG GAGATATATTTGAAAACTACTGCAGAGATGACAACCTTGCTAcatttggaaggttttgttaTGGAGTTACTGTAATTCTGACCTTCCCCCTTGAATGTTTTGTGACCAGAGAG GTGATTGCCAATGTGTTTTTCCATGGGAACCTCTCAACTGTTTTCCATGTTGTTGTGACAGTAGTTATCATTGCTGTGGCGACTGGTGTATCATTGGTGTATGATTGCCTTGGAATAGTTTTAGAGCTGAAT GGAGTTTTGAGTGCTACCCCCCTTGTTTTTATCATCCCAGCAGCGTGTTATCTAAGGCTGTCCAAGGAGCGGTGGAACCATTCAGATAACATCATATCCTGCCTGATTCTTGTTCTTGGTGTGCTAGTGATGGCAGTTGGGTTTGTCATGACTGTCTTGCATCCCCAGGAATGTAGCCATGGGAAAGAAATGTTCTACTGTTCCCCTAGTAATGTTTCTTTACACAACAGCACACTTCCACCCTAG
- the SLC38A11 gene encoding putative sodium-coupled neutral amino acid transporter 11 isoform X4 has translation MKEAGFPLGILLLFVVALITDYSIILLIKGGNLSSTKTYQELVKKTYGLVGYVILSILQFLYPFIAMISYNIITGDTLTKVFQRIPGVGVDNVLTDRHFIILLTTIIFTLPISLYRDIAKLGKVSLLSLILTIVILVVVMVRTVTFSPQVPKSENAWIFAKPNAVQAIGVMSFAFICHHNSFLIYGSLEEPTLKNWSQVTHMSVALALIISVVFAASGYMTFTGYTEGDIFENYCRDDNLATFGRFCYGVTVILTFPLECFVTREVIANVFFHGNLSTVFHVVVTVVIIAVATGVSLVYDCLGIVLELNGVLSATPLVFIIPAACYLRLSKERWNHSDNIISCLILVLGVLVMAVGFVMTVLHPQECSHGKEMFYCSPSNVSLHNSTLPP, from the exons ATGAAGGAAGCTGGTTTTCCTCTAGGAATACTGCTTTTGTTTGTGGTTGCCTTAATCACAG ATTATTCCATTATACTACTGATCAAAGGAGGAAATCTGTCCAGTACCAAAACCTATCAAGAGCTGGTCAAAAAAACGTATGGTCTTGTAGGTTATGTAATCCTTTCAATTCTCCAGTTTTTATATCCATTTATTG CTATGATCAGTTACAACATAATAACAGGAGACACTTTAACTAAAGTTTTTCAGAGAATTCCTGGAG tTGGGGTGGATAACGTGCTTACCGACCGTCACTTCATAATTCTTCTTACCACCATCATCTTTACCTTACCTATATCTTTATATCGAGACATAGCAAAATTGGGAAAG GtgtctcttctttctctgattCTAACTATTGTCATCCTGGTGGTTGTGATGGTGAGAACAGTAACCTTCAGTCCACAAGT ACCCAAATCAGAAAATGCATGGATATTTGCAAAACCAAATGCAGTACAAGCCATTGGGGTGATGTCATTTG CATTCATCTGCCATCATAACAGCTTTTTAATATATGGGTCTCTGGAAGAACCCACATTAAAGAATTGGTCTCAAGTCACACATATGTCTGTGGCCCTTGCTCTTATCATCAGTGTAGTGTTTGCTGCCAGTGGATATATGACTTTTACAGGATACACAGAAG GAGATATATTTGAAAACTACTGCAGAGATGACAACCTTGCTAcatttggaaggttttgttaTGGAGTTACTGTAATTCTGACCTTCCCCCTTGAATGTTTTGTGACCAGAGAG GTGATTGCCAATGTGTTTTTCCATGGGAACCTCTCAACTGTTTTCCATGTTGTTGTGACAGTAGTTATCATTGCTGTGGCGACTGGTGTATCATTGGTGTATGATTGCCTTGGAATAGTTTTAGAGCTGAAT GGAGTTTTGAGTGCTACCCCCCTTGTTTTTATCATCCCAGCAGCGTGTTATCTAAGGCTGTCCAAGGAGCGGTGGAACCATTCAGATAACATCATATCCTGCCTGATTCTTGTTCTTGGTGTGCTAGTGATGGCAGTTGGGTTTGTCATGACTGTCTTGCATCCCCAGGAATGTAGCCATGGGAAAGAAATGTTCTACTGTTCCCCTAGTAATGTTTCTTTACACAACAGCACACTTCCACCCTAG
- the SLC38A11 gene encoding putative sodium-coupled neutral amino acid transporter 11 isoform X3, whose product MEPPPAAEPPPAAARQVETDDQIALLSKPRNKGGNSDLASAGFNIINSIIGSGIIGLPYSMKEAGFPLGILLLFVVALITDYSIILLIKGGNLSSTKTYQELVKKTYGLVGYVILSILQFLYPFIAMISYNIITGDTLTKVFQRIPGVGVDNVLTDRHFIILLTTIIFTLPISLYRDIAKLGKVSLLSLILTIVILVVVMVRTVTFSPQVPKSENAWIFAKPNAVQAIGVMSFGDIFENYCRDDNLATFGRFCYGVTVILTFPLECFVTREVIANVFFHGNLSTVFHVVVTVVIIAVATGVSLVYDCLGIVLELNGVLSATPLVFIIPAACYLRLSKERWNHSDNIISCLILVLGVLVMAVGFVMTVLHPQECSHGKEMFYCSPSNVSLHNSTLPP is encoded by the exons ATGGAGCCGCCGCCggccgcggagccgccgccggccgccgctCGCCAG GTAGAAACAGATGACCAAATAGCCCTCCTTAGTAAGCCCAGGAATAAAGGAGGAAACAGTGATCTGGCATCAGCTGGGTTTAACATTATTAATTCAATCATAGGATCAGGCATTATAG GATTGCCATATTCAATGAAGGAAGCTGGTTTTCCTCTAGGAATACTGCTTTTGTTTGTGGTTGCCTTAATCACAG ATTATTCCATTATACTACTGATCAAAGGAGGAAATCTGTCCAGTACCAAAACCTATCAAGAGCTGGTCAAAAAAACGTATGGTCTTGTAGGTTATGTAATCCTTTCAATTCTCCAGTTTTTATATCCATTTATTG CTATGATCAGTTACAACATAATAACAGGAGACACTTTAACTAAAGTTTTTCAGAGAATTCCTGGAG tTGGGGTGGATAACGTGCTTACCGACCGTCACTTCATAATTCTTCTTACCACCATCATCTTTACCTTACCTATATCTTTATATCGAGACATAGCAAAATTGGGAAAG GtgtctcttctttctctgattCTAACTATTGTCATCCTGGTGGTTGTGATGGTGAGAACAGTAACCTTCAGTCCACAAGT ACCCAAATCAGAAAATGCATGGATATTTGCAAAACCAAATGCAGTACAAGCCATTGGGGTGATGTCATTTG GAGATATATTTGAAAACTACTGCAGAGATGACAACCTTGCTAcatttggaaggttttgttaTGGAGTTACTGTAATTCTGACCTTCCCCCTTGAATGTTTTGTGACCAGAGAG GTGATTGCCAATGTGTTTTTCCATGGGAACCTCTCAACTGTTTTCCATGTTGTTGTGACAGTAGTTATCATTGCTGTGGCGACTGGTGTATCATTGGTGTATGATTGCCTTGGAATAGTTTTAGAGCTGAAT GGAGTTTTGAGTGCTACCCCCCTTGTTTTTATCATCCCAGCAGCGTGTTATCTAAGGCTGTCCAAGGAGCGGTGGAACCATTCAGATAACATCATATCCTGCCTGATTCTTGTTCTTGGTGTGCTAGTGATGGCAGTTGGGTTTGTCATGACTGTCTTGCATCCCCAGGAATGTAGCCATGGGAAAGAAATGTTCTACTGTTCCCCTAGTAATGTTTCTTTACACAACAGCACACTTCCACCCTAG
- the SLC38A11 gene encoding putative sodium-coupled neutral amino acid transporter 11 isoform X1 encodes MEPPPAAEPPPAAARQVETDDQIALLSKPRNKGGNSDLASAGFNIINSIIGSGIIGLPYSMKEAGFPLGILLLFVVALITDYSIILLIKGGNLSSTKTYQELVKKTYGLVGYVILSILQFLYPFIAMISYNIITGDTLTKVFQRIPGVGVDNVLTDRHFIILLTTIIFTLPISLYRDIAKLGKVSLLSLILTIVILVVVMVRTVTFSPQVPKSENAWIFAKPNAVQAIGVMSFAFICHHNSFLIYGSLEEPTLKNWSQVTHMSVALALIISVVFAASGYMTFTGYTEGDIFENYCRDDNLATFGRFCYGVTVILTFPLECFVTREVIANVFFHGNLSTVFHVVVTVVIIAVATGVSLVYDCLGIVLELNGVLSATPLVFIIPAACYLRLSKERWNHSDNIISCLILVLGVLVMAVGFVMTVLHPQECSHGKEMFYCSPSNVSLHNSTLPP; translated from the exons ATGGAGCCGCCGCCggccgcggagccgccgccggccgccgctCGCCAG GTAGAAACAGATGACCAAATAGCCCTCCTTAGTAAGCCCAGGAATAAAGGAGGAAACAGTGATCTGGCATCAGCTGGGTTTAACATTATTAATTCAATCATAGGATCAGGCATTATAG GATTGCCATATTCAATGAAGGAAGCTGGTTTTCCTCTAGGAATACTGCTTTTGTTTGTGGTTGCCTTAATCACAG ATTATTCCATTATACTACTGATCAAAGGAGGAAATCTGTCCAGTACCAAAACCTATCAAGAGCTGGTCAAAAAAACGTATGGTCTTGTAGGTTATGTAATCCTTTCAATTCTCCAGTTTTTATATCCATTTATTG CTATGATCAGTTACAACATAATAACAGGAGACACTTTAACTAAAGTTTTTCAGAGAATTCCTGGAG tTGGGGTGGATAACGTGCTTACCGACCGTCACTTCATAATTCTTCTTACCACCATCATCTTTACCTTACCTATATCTTTATATCGAGACATAGCAAAATTGGGAAAG GtgtctcttctttctctgattCTAACTATTGTCATCCTGGTGGTTGTGATGGTGAGAACAGTAACCTTCAGTCCACAAGT ACCCAAATCAGAAAATGCATGGATATTTGCAAAACCAAATGCAGTACAAGCCATTGGGGTGATGTCATTTG CATTCATCTGCCATCATAACAGCTTTTTAATATATGGGTCTCTGGAAGAACCCACATTAAAGAATTGGTCTCAAGTCACACATATGTCTGTGGCCCTTGCTCTTATCATCAGTGTAGTGTTTGCTGCCAGTGGATATATGACTTTTACAGGATACACAGAAG GAGATATATTTGAAAACTACTGCAGAGATGACAACCTTGCTAcatttggaaggttttgttaTGGAGTTACTGTAATTCTGACCTTCCCCCTTGAATGTTTTGTGACCAGAGAG GTGATTGCCAATGTGTTTTTCCATGGGAACCTCTCAACTGTTTTCCATGTTGTTGTGACAGTAGTTATCATTGCTGTGGCGACTGGTGTATCATTGGTGTATGATTGCCTTGGAATAGTTTTAGAGCTGAAT GGAGTTTTGAGTGCTACCCCCCTTGTTTTTATCATCCCAGCAGCGTGTTATCTAAGGCTGTCCAAGGAGCGGTGGAACCATTCAGATAACATCATATCCTGCCTGATTCTTGTTCTTGGTGTGCTAGTGATGGCAGTTGGGTTTGTCATGACTGTCTTGCATCCCCAGGAATGTAGCCATGGGAAAGAAATGTTCTACTGTTCCCCTAGTAATGTTTCTTTACACAACAGCACACTTCCACCCTAG